One Saccharomyces eubayanus strain FM1318 chromosome XVI, whole genome shotgun sequence DNA segment encodes these proteins:
- the COX10 gene encoding protoheme IX farnesyltransferase — protein MSYFPRTSAHLMRNVLAQNKGNVYLRITTYATDIPIQIRFSGVRYISGNRGGKQQQHINTAPIEFTPNFGYGDRVPKLDKKVESTALKTLRCTDDVSNASEAGALPDPSAQLPFKVKLVDPKERKSKRSSQATGQGFDLQTLKKKIIIPYLQLTKPRLTILVMLSAICSYALSPYPASVSELLCLTVGTTLCSGSANAINMGREPEFDRQMVRTQARPVVRGDVTPVQAFEFAALIGSLGVSTLYFGVNPTVAILGASNIALYGWAYTSMKRKHIINTWLGALVGTIPPLMGWAAASPLSHPGSWCLAGLLFAWQFPHFNTLSHNLRNEYKNAGYVMTAWKNPLLNARVSLRYSILMFPLCFGLSYFNITDWYYQIDSGLINAWLTFWAFKFYWQQRINYSAKTLKDNVKFNKGLSVANIYARKTFMASVLHLPAILILAIIHKKGRWDWIYPGEAKRPQERL, from the coding sequence ATGAGTTACTTTCCTCGAACATCTGCTCATTTGATGAGAAATGTTCTGGCtcaaaataaaggaaacGTATATCTGCGAATCACCACATACGCGACCGATATCCCGATACAAATCCGGTTCAGTGGAGTTCGCTATATTAGCGGGAACCGTGGGGgaaaacagcaacaacatataaatacTGCGCCAATAGAATTCACTCCCAATTTTGGGTACGGTGATAGGGTTCCGAAACTCGACAAAAAGGTAGAATCCACTGCCTTGAAGACTCTACGATGCACAGATGACGTTTCAAATGCTTCGGAAGCGGGAGCCTTGCCCGATCCAAGCGCACAGCTGCCATTCAAAGTCAAACTAGTAGACCCAAAGGaaaggaaatcaaaaagGTCATCACAGGCAACCGGCCAAGGTTTCGACTTGCAGactttaaagaaaaaaattataattCCCTATCTTCAATTGACCAAACCTCGGCTCACCATTCTGGTGATGTTGAGTGCCATATGTTCGTATGCCCTATCCCCGTATCCGGCTTCGGTCAGTGAATTACTATGCCTAACGGTGGGCACTACGTTATGTTCTGGTTCCGCAAATGCTATAAATATGGGCAGAGAACCTGAATTTGATAGGCAGATGGTCAGAACTCAGGCGAGACCTGTTGTTAGGGGCGATGTTACACCTGTGCAGGCATTTGAGTTTGCCGCACTTATCGGGTCTTTAGGTGTGTCCACTTTGTACTTTGGCGTTAACCCTACCGTGGCTATACTCGGTGCTTCGAACATTGCGTTATATGGCTGGGCCTATACGTctatgaaaagaaaacacatCATTAACACATGGCTCGGTGCCCTAGTCGGAACCATTCCTCCATTAATGGGATGGGCAGCTGCAAGCCCCCTTTCCCATCCAGGGTCTTGGTGCCTAGCCGGGCTATTGTTTGCCTGGCAATTCCCACATTTCAACACATTAAGTCATAACCTTCGAAACGAATACAAAAATGCCGGATATGTTATGACTGCCTGGAAAAATCCCTTATTGAATGCCCGGGTTTCGTTGAGATATTCAATACTAATGTTCCCTCTTTGCTTTGGGTTATCTTACTTTAATATTACAGATTGGTACTACCAAATAGATTCCGGACTCATAAATGCATGGCTAACGTTTTGGGCTTTCAAGTTCTACTGGCAACAAAGAATAAACTATTCCGCAAAAACATTGAAGGACAACGTTAAGTTCAATAAGGGTTTGAGTGTAGCCAACATATATGCAAGGAAAACATTCATGGCGAGTGTTTTACAC